Proteins from one Camelina sativa cultivar DH55 chromosome 8, Cs, whole genome shotgun sequence genomic window:
- the LOC104706285 gene encoding uncharacterized protein LOC104706285: MAVTSFAVLPPFNYTSTTTDRSSSSSFYSSSKLLRISQSRSNPRYPNVLVSCSLNQPSDDASDAALFLEFNSIADYMRFKRRPDAGNGTSELQTAIVGYKKRFPWILLNPFLQVDLVSTIHIADKEYFTALQKELEPYDSILYEMVASKETLENRRNPIAAKKLKSSRSRGFSILGFIQRQMARVLTLDFQLDCLDYETENWYHADLDFETFQLLQKEKGESFFSFARDMTIRSTKAMIQPALATEGRDTWRSKLLWVSRVFPMPLVGLFLIGAFCADFGDQTSDYPELEALSRLDFGAAMKVFLAKRLTFELTQETSDIEEKSVIIGERNRAATEALRRAMEQGHKRIAILYGGGHMPDLGRRLREEFDLVPSEVRWVTAWSIRNPTDMETTSFPILRRMAEALRWPLNRYQTLALLIFSSVLALDLCFWELFFGSTIDWASQIGAELYQFVDNSKIV, from the exons ATGGCGGTCACCTCGTTCGCCGTCCTTCCTCCGTTCAATTACACCTCCACCACAACCgatagatcttcttcttcttctttttactcatCTTCGAAACTTCTCCGCATATCTCAATCCCGTTCAAATCCTCGTTATCCAAATGTGCTTGTCTCTTGCTCACTGAATCAACCTTCTGATGATGCTTCCGACGCTGCCCTTTTCCTCGAATTCAACTCAATCGCTGATTACATGAGGTTCAAGCGCCGTCCCGACGCTGGAAATGGCACAAGCGAGTTACAGACTGCAATCGTCGGTTATAAGAAACGCTTCCCTTGGATTCTTCTCAACCCTTTCCTTCAG GTAGATTTAGTCTCAACGATTCATATTGCAGATAAAGA GTACTTCACAGCTCTCCAAAAGGAGCTTGAACCATATGATTCTATCTTGTATGAGATGGTGGCTAGTAAAGAGACCTTGGAAAACAGAAGAAACCCAATTGCAGCCAAGAAGCTCAAGAGTTCTCGTTCAAGAGGCTTTAGTATTCTCGGGTTCATTCAGCGTCAGATGGCAAGAGTACTTACACTTGATTTTCAGCTAGATTGTCTAGATTACGAAACTGAGAATTGGTACCATGCTGATCTTGATTTCGAGACTTTCCAGTTGCTTCAG AAGGAGAAAGGTGAAAGCTTCTTCTCATTTGCCAGGGACATGACTATTAGATCAACAAAAGCAATGATACAGCCAGCTCTGGCAACTGAAGGCCGTGATACTTGGAGGTCAAAGCTTCTATGGGTTTCAAGGGTTTTTCCTATGCCTCTTGTGGGTCTTTTTTTAATTGGGGCATTTTGTGCTGACTTTGGAGATCAGACGTCAGACTATCCAGAATTGGAAGCGCTTTCACGGCTTGACTTTGGAGCTGCTATGAAAGTTTTCCTTGCTAAGAGATTAACATTCGA gCTAACGCAAGAGACATCAGATATAGAGGAGAAATCAGTGATCATAGGTGAGAGAAACCGAGCAGCAACTGAAGCATTAAGAAGAGCAATGGAACAAGGGCACAAAAGAATCGCGATACTGTACGGGGGAGGGCACATGCCTGACCTAGGAAGACGACTTAGAGAAGAGTTTGATCTTGTTCCTTCAGAGGTAAGATGGGTAACAGCTTGGTCAATCAGAAATCCAACGGACATGGAGACAACTTCTTTCCCGATCCTGAGGAGAATGGCTGAGGCTCTGCGCTGGCCGCTGAACCGGTACCAAACATTGGCATTGCTAATATTCTCATCAGTCCTTGCACTGGATCTGTGCTTTTGGGAGCTCTTCTTTGGTTCGACCATTGATTGGGCTTCTCAGATAGGTGCAGAGTTGTACCAGTTTGTAGATAATTCAAAAATTGTGTGA
- the LOC104706286 gene encoding aspartate aminotransferase, cytoplasmic isozyme 1, with translation MESVFSNVARAPEDPILGVTVAYNNDPSPVKINLGVGAYRTEEGKPLVLDVVRKAEQQLVNDPSRVKEYIPIVGIADFNKLSAKLILGADSPAIAESRVATIQCLSGTGSLRVGAEFLKKHYHQSVIYIPKPTWGNHPKVFNLAGLSVEYFRYYDPSTRGLDFQGLLEDLGAAPSGAIVLLHACAHNPTGVDPTSEQWEQIRQLMRSKSLLPFFDSAYQGFASGSLDTDAQSVRTFVADGGECLIAQSYAKNMGLYGERVGALSIVCKSADVASKVESQVKLVVRPMYSSPPIHGASIVATILKSSDMYNNWTVELKEMADRIKSMRQQLFDAIQARGTPGDWSHIIKQIGMFTFTGLNKEQVEFMTKEFHIYMTSDGRISMAGLSSKTVPHLADAMHAAVTRLG, from the exons ATGGAGTCCGTCTTCTCAAACGTCGCTCGTGCTCCCGAAGATCCTATTCTCGGT GTGACGGTTGCATACAACAATGATCCAAGTCCTGTTAAGATCAATTTGGGTGTCGGTGCCTATCGTACTGAG gAAGGGAAGCCCCTCGTTCTTGATGTGGTGCGAAAAGCAGAGCAACAGCTCGTGAACGACCC GTCCCGGGTCAAGGAATACATTCCCATTGTTGGAATTGCTGATTTTAACAAGTTAAGCGCCAAGCTCATCTTAGGTGCTGATAg TCCTGCAATTGCAGAGAGTAGAGTTGCTACAATCCAGTGCTTGTCTGGTACCGGTTCGTTGAGAGTTGGGGCTGAGTTTCTCAAAAAGCACTACCACCAA AGTGTCATTTACATCCCAAAACCAACTTGGGGGAACCATCCCAAAGTTTTCAATCTGGCTGGCTTGTCTGTGGAGTATTTCCGATATTACGATCCTTCAACCCGTGGACTCGACTTCCAAG GCTTGCTCGAGGATCTTGGTGCTGCACCATCCGGAGCTATTGTCTTACTTCATGCATGTGCACACAATCCCACTGGAGTTGACCCAACCTCTGAACAGTGGGAACAGATTCGACAACTGATGAGATCTAAAAGCTTATTACCCTTTTTCGACAGTGCCTATCAG GGTTTTGCTAGTGGTAGCCTTGACACTGATGCACAGTCAGTCCGTACCTTTGTTGCTGATGGCGGTGAATGCTTGATCGCTCAGAGTTATGCCAAAAATATGGGACTTTATGGGGAGCGTGTTGGTGCCCTTAGCATT GTCTGCAAGTCAGCAGATGTGGCCAGTAAGGTTGAGAGCCAAGTGAAACTTGTTGTGCGTCCCATGTATTCTAGCCCACCTATTCATGGAGCATCCATTGTTGCCACCATTTTGAAAAGCAG TGATATGTACAACAACTGGACCGTCGAGCTGAAAGAAATGGCTGACCGTATCAAGAGCATGCGCCAACAGTTATTTGATGCTATTCAAGCTAGAG GCACACCTGGTGACTGGAGTCACATTATCAAACAGATCGGGATGTTTACTTTTACTGGACTGAACAAGGAGCAAGTTGAATTCATGACCAAAGAGTTTCACATTTACATGACCTCTGACGG GAGAATAAGCATGGCAGGTCTAAGTTCGAAGACAGTGCCTCATCTCGCTGATGCTATGCATGCTGCAGTCACCCGCCTCGGCTAA